Proteins encoded together in one Oceanobacillus iheyensis HTE831 window:
- a CDS encoding long-chain-fatty-acid--CoA ligase, with protein MVKQEKVWHSRYPKEIPITIDYVKRPLYDDLAESAKKYGQKKALHFMGKDISYQSLYDEAKKMANYLQSIGVRKGDKVAIMLPNTPQAVVSYYGILMAGAVVVQTNPLYTERELTYQVNDSEATVIICLDILLPRVNQVRSHTSLDHVIVTGIKDYLPFPKNLIYPFIQKKEYNMVVKVEESNDTHVWQKIMEHSVADYLESTIDPEEDIALLQYTGGTTGHPKGVMLSHYNLTSNVQMCETWLYKIVDSESNKQNVVLGVLPFFHVYGMTTVMNFSIKKGSKIILMPKFNATDILKAIDKQKPNLFPGAPTIYIGLLNHPDLEKYDLSSIEACISGSAPLPIEVQERFEKITGGKLVEGYGLTESSPVTHSNFVWEERINGSIGVPWPDTDAVIFKMDGELEPAEIGEVGEIAVKGPQIMKGYWKNEEETAKVLKEGWLMTGDMGYMDENGYFYVVDRKKDMIIASGYNIYPREVEEVLYEHPSVQEAVVAGVPDPYRGETVKAYVVLKDGAALTEEELNEYSRKHLAAFKVPRIYEFRDELPKTAVGKILRRKLIDEEKEKQTEEVSSV; from the coding sequence ATGGTCAAACAAGAGAAGGTTTGGCATAGTCGTTATCCGAAAGAAATACCAATAACCATCGATTATGTCAAAAGACCGCTTTATGATGATTTGGCAGAGAGCGCAAAAAAATACGGTCAAAAGAAAGCGCTTCATTTTATGGGCAAAGACATAAGTTATCAATCATTGTATGATGAAGCAAAGAAGATGGCAAACTATCTGCAATCCATAGGTGTAAGAAAAGGAGATAAAGTAGCAATCATGCTTCCGAATACTCCACAAGCAGTAGTCAGCTACTATGGTATTTTAATGGCTGGGGCAGTGGTAGTACAGACAAATCCTCTATATACTGAAAGAGAACTTACGTACCAAGTGAACGATTCAGAGGCTACAGTAATTATTTGTTTAGATATATTGTTACCGAGAGTGAACCAGGTACGAAGTCATACCTCATTAGATCATGTCATTGTTACAGGTATTAAAGACTACCTCCCATTTCCCAAAAACCTGATTTATCCATTTATTCAAAAGAAAGAATACAATATGGTGGTGAAAGTAGAAGAAAGTAATGATACACATGTTTGGCAAAAAATAATGGAACATTCTGTTGCTGATTATTTAGAATCGACGATTGATCCAGAAGAGGATATTGCATTATTACAATATACTGGTGGTACTACCGGGCATCCGAAGGGAGTTATGTTGTCGCACTATAATCTTACTTCAAATGTACAGATGTGTGAAACATGGTTGTACAAAATAGTTGATTCGGAGTCTAACAAGCAAAATGTTGTGCTTGGTGTATTACCATTCTTTCATGTATATGGAATGACTACAGTAATGAACTTTTCGATAAAAAAAGGATCAAAAATCATACTAATGCCTAAATTTAACGCTACTGATATTTTAAAGGCAATAGATAAGCAGAAACCTAACTTGTTCCCTGGAGCTCCAACCATCTATATTGGTCTGCTTAATCATCCAGATTTAGAAAAATACGATTTATCCTCTATTGAGGCTTGTATCAGTGGATCAGCTCCACTTCCAATTGAAGTTCAGGAAAGATTTGAAAAAATTACTGGTGGAAAATTGGTTGAAGGATATGGCTTAACGGAATCGTCCCCTGTAACTCATTCTAATTTTGTTTGGGAAGAGAGAATTAATGGAAGTATCGGAGTTCCTTGGCCAGATACGGATGCAGTCATTTTTAAAATGGACGGTGAATTAGAGCCAGCCGAGATTGGAGAAGTAGGAGAAATAGCTGTAAAAGGTCCACAAATTATGAAAGGATATTGGAAAAACGAAGAAGAAACAGCTAAAGTTCTAAAAGAAGGCTGGTTAATGACTGGTGATATGGGTTACATGGATGAAAATGGCTATTTCTATGTAGTTGATCGAAAAAAAGACATGATTATTGCAAGTGGATATAATATTTATCCCAGAGAAGTTGAAGAAGTGCTATATGAACATCCATCTGTTCAAGAAGCAGTCGTTGCAGGTGTTCCCGATCCTTATCGAGGAGAAACCGTTAAAGCTTATGTAGTGTTAAAAGATGGTGCTGCTTTAACAGAAGAGGAATTAAATGAATATTCAAGAAAACACTTAGCTGCATTTAAAGTACCTCGCATATATGAATTCCGTGATGAATTACCAAAAACAGCCGTAGGAAAAATATTACGAAGAAAATTGATAGATGAAGAGAAAGAAAAACAAACAGAAGAAGTTTCATCTGTATAA
- a CDS encoding DUF350 domain-containing protein — protein MENFWEHIIIVTTARYSVFILCTLLFLAIFELVTSYKNWHEIKNGNVAVAMATGGKLFGIATVFRFSIEHNDSLLISIGWGIYGFVLLMIGYLIFEFLTPAMKVDEEIGKGNKAVGLISMVISIGLAYVIGASIVG, from the coding sequence TTGGAAAACTTCTGGGAGCATATCATTATTGTTACAACAGCAAGATATAGTGTGTTTATTTTATGTACGCTACTGTTTTTAGCGATATTTGAATTAGTAACATCGTACAAAAATTGGCATGAAATTAAAAATGGTAATGTGGCTGTGGCAATGGCAACCGGAGGAAAATTATTTGGTATAGCAACTGTTTTTCGATTCTCCATTGAACATAACGATAGTTTGCTGATATCAATAGGCTGGGGTATTTACGGTTTTGTTTTATTAATGATTGGTTATTTGATTTTTGAATTCTTAACTCCTGCAATGAAGGTAGATGAAGAAATAGGTAAAGGGAACAAAGCTGTAGGATTAATATCAATGGTGATATCTATAGGATTGGCTTATGTAATTGGTGCGAGTATTGTTGGATAG
- a CDS encoding endonuclease MutS2 gives MNERVLRVLDFKSVTEMLKGQAETALGKERAKITKPLSSLDKINMLQDETDEAAKIIRLNQAIPLGGITDIRASVKRSSIGGILSTDECLDVANTLYGSRNVKNTIENMEELDIPILKELVEHITPIRELEQAIKSCIDDHGHIMDGASSQLRSIRSSIRTLESRIREKLENYTRSNSKMLSDAIITIRNDRYVLPVKQEYRGAIGGIVHDQSASGQTLFMEPKAVVDINNSLHESKSKEQLEIERILKDLSNQVASYEQDLLENVKVLTNIDFIYARGKLAQAMKASRPKMNDEGYMKMQQARHPMIPIDEVVANDIEFGREYTSIVITGPNTGGKTVTLKLVGLCTLMAQSGLQVPALDGCEMPVFDEVFADIGDEQSIEQNLSTFSSHMTNIVDIMKKITDRSLVLFDELGSGTDPQEGAALAMAILDEVISKQARVIATTHYPELKAYGYNREQVVNASVEFNVETLKPTYRLLIGVPGRSNAFDISTRLGLERATIERAKSLIGVDSKSVENMIASLEKSHLEAEQDYEQAHDVLLESEKLRNALEHEWNLFEQKKEKLYKKAEEKAEKAIQKAREEAETIVSEMRQMKDSAGLKEHEWIEARKMLDEAKPNLTKNGNQKQVDPKPVEDRQLQPGDEIKLLTVNQMGEVLERVSDKEYLVQVGIMKVKVKRKDLELIRKPKKKQVDPVTTIKGSNYHVSTELDLRGERYEDAILRLEKYVDDVLLAGYPKASIIHGKGTGALRKGVQEFVGRHPRIKGARPGESGEGGSGVTVIQLG, from the coding sequence ATGAATGAACGTGTATTACGTGTACTAGATTTCAAATCAGTAACTGAAATGTTAAAAGGACAAGCAGAAACAGCTTTAGGTAAAGAAAGAGCAAAGATTACCAAGCCTCTTTCTTCTTTAGATAAAATAAATATGTTACAAGACGAAACAGATGAAGCTGCAAAAATCATTAGGTTAAATCAAGCGATTCCTTTAGGAGGAATAACAGATATTAGGGCTAGTGTAAAACGTAGCTCGATAGGTGGGATTCTTTCTACAGATGAATGTTTAGATGTTGCTAATACTTTATACGGAAGTAGAAATGTTAAAAATACAATTGAAAATATGGAAGAGCTAGATATTCCTATTTTGAAAGAGCTAGTGGAACATATTACTCCTATACGTGAACTGGAACAGGCAATAAAAAGCTGTATCGATGATCATGGTCATATTATGGATGGAGCTTCTAGTCAATTAAGATCGATTCGTAGTTCCATTCGTACATTAGAGAGTAGGATTCGAGAAAAGCTAGAAAATTATACAAGAAGCAATAGTAAGATGCTCTCTGATGCAATTATAACTATAAGAAATGATCGCTATGTATTACCAGTAAAGCAAGAGTATCGTGGAGCTATTGGAGGGATTGTACATGATCAATCCGCTTCTGGCCAAACACTGTTTATGGAACCAAAGGCAGTTGTTGACATCAACAACAGTCTTCATGAATCAAAGTCGAAAGAGCAATTAGAAATTGAACGCATCTTAAAAGACTTGAGTAATCAGGTTGCTTCTTATGAACAGGATTTACTAGAAAATGTAAAAGTATTAACAAATATTGATTTCATCTATGCTCGTGGGAAGTTAGCACAAGCAATGAAAGCATCACGTCCTAAAATGAACGATGAAGGATATATGAAGATGCAACAGGCTAGGCATCCAATGATCCCTATCGATGAAGTTGTAGCCAACGATATCGAATTTGGCAGAGAGTATACCTCAATTGTTATTACTGGTCCTAATACAGGGGGGAAAACAGTAACCCTTAAATTAGTTGGACTTTGTACATTAATGGCCCAATCAGGACTACAAGTTCCAGCACTAGATGGGTGTGAAATGCCAGTATTTGATGAAGTCTTTGCCGATATTGGTGACGAGCAATCAATTGAACAGAATTTAAGTACATTTTCTTCCCATATGACGAATATAGTCGATATTATGAAAAAAATCACTGACCGTTCTCTTGTATTGTTTGATGAATTAGGATCAGGTACAGACCCGCAAGAAGGTGCTGCGTTAGCAATGGCAATATTGGATGAGGTAATCTCTAAGCAAGCACGTGTGATTGCGACAACACACTATCCTGAGTTAAAAGCATATGGTTATAATCGTGAACAAGTAGTGAATGCATCTGTTGAGTTTAACGTAGAGACTTTAAAGCCTACTTATCGCTTATTAATTGGTGTGCCTGGACGGAGTAATGCATTCGATATTTCAACAAGGCTTGGCCTCGAACGAGCTACTATTGAAAGAGCCAAAAGCTTAATCGGTGTAGATTCGAAGAGTGTGGAGAATATGATTGCCTCTTTAGAAAAGTCACATCTTGAGGCAGAACAGGATTATGAACAAGCACATGATGTATTATTAGAATCAGAAAAACTTCGAAATGCATTAGAACATGAATGGAACCTTTTTGAACAGAAAAAAGAAAAATTATATAAAAAAGCAGAAGAAAAAGCAGAGAAAGCGATTCAGAAGGCAAGAGAAGAAGCGGAGACTATTGTTTCCGAAATGCGTCAGATGAAAGACTCTGCAGGGTTGAAGGAACATGAGTGGATCGAAGCAAGAAAAATGCTTGATGAAGCTAAACCAAACTTAACCAAGAATGGTAATCAAAAACAAGTTGATCCGAAACCAGTGGAAGATAGACAACTTCAGCCAGGTGATGAAATTAAATTACTAACGGTTAATCAAATGGGTGAAGTGTTAGAAAGAGTTAGTGATAAAGAATATTTAGTTCAGGTTGGGATTATGAAAGTAAAAGTGAAACGAAAAGATCTGGAATTAATACGAAAACCAAAAAAGAAACAAGTGGATCCAGTAACTACAATCAAGGGTTCTAATTATCATGTTAGTACTGAACTGGATTTACGTGGTGAAAGATATGAAGATGCTATCCTCCGCTTGGAGAAGTATGTAGATGATGTATTATTAGCAGGTTATCCAAAAGCATCGATCATACACGGTAAAGGAACGGGCGCCTTACGAAAAGGCGTACAAGAATTTGTAGGGAGACATCCACGGATAAAAGGTGCGCGACCTGGTGAATCAGGTGAAGGTGGTAGTGGAGTAACTGTCATTCAATTAGGTTAA
- the polX gene encoding DNA polymerase/3'-5' exonuclease PolX, with the protein MSINKKDIIKLLEKIAVYLELKGENPFKISAYRKAAQALETDDRSLSEMGDFTKIKGIGKGTSVVIEQFIQDGYSETLNDLSKEVPPGLLPLLDLPGLGGKKLSKLYQELQVVDANSLKEACLTGKVEALSGFGKKSAEKIVKALDEVGKRPDRLPIATMLPLAEKIVGYLEEMDGIIRFSQAGSIRRMKESIKDLDFIIATENTERVRANLLDLPQIKEIIANGDTKVSVTIEDVYDINVDFRLVQDKEFPTTLHHFTGSKDHNVAMRQLAKARGEKISEYGVEVEETGELITFETETEFFNHFGLNYIPPEVRENTGEVEAFQQEQKLIKNSDIRGDLHMHTTWSDGAQSLEEMVNKVREKGYQFMGITDHSKYLRVANGLDEDRLRKQREEISHLNEKYDDFHIFSGVEMDIKPDGELDFSDDFLQEMDYVIAAIHSSFNQSEEKIMERLSAALENPFVSIIAHPTGRLLGRRSGYSVDMDMLIQKAKETNTVLEINANPNRLDLSHEWARKAQEAGVLLAINTDAHNYQMLDHMKYGVGTARKGWIKPSTVINSWTKEEVERYFNRGK; encoded by the coding sequence ATGAGTATTAATAAAAAAGATATCATAAAATTATTAGAAAAAATAGCTGTTTATTTAGAATTAAAGGGAGAGAACCCATTTAAAATTTCTGCGTATCGTAAGGCAGCGCAGGCATTAGAGACAGATGATAGGAGCTTAAGTGAAATGGGGGATTTCACTAAGATTAAAGGTATAGGAAAAGGGACAAGCGTTGTTATTGAGCAGTTCATCCAAGATGGTTATTCAGAGACGTTAAACGATTTATCAAAAGAAGTACCACCTGGTTTACTTCCTTTATTAGATTTACCAGGATTAGGTGGTAAAAAGTTATCCAAGTTATATCAGGAGTTACAGGTTGTAGATGCTAACAGTTTAAAAGAAGCTTGTCTTACAGGAAAAGTAGAAGCCTTATCAGGGTTTGGTAAGAAATCTGCAGAGAAGATTGTAAAAGCTCTGGATGAAGTCGGCAAGCGACCAGATCGGTTGCCGATTGCTACTATGTTACCTTTAGCGGAAAAGATAGTCGGATATTTAGAAGAAATGGATGGGATAATCCGTTTTTCGCAAGCCGGAAGTATTCGTAGGATGAAAGAATCCATCAAAGATTTAGATTTTATAATAGCTACCGAAAACACAGAGCGTGTTCGAGCTAATCTATTAGATTTACCACAAATTAAAGAAATTATTGCCAATGGAGATACAAAAGTATCTGTAACGATTGAAGATGTGTATGATATCAATGTTGACTTTAGATTAGTGCAAGATAAAGAATTTCCAACTACATTACATCATTTTACAGGTTCAAAAGATCATAATGTCGCAATGCGTCAGCTAGCAAAAGCTCGTGGTGAAAAAATTAGTGAGTATGGTGTAGAAGTAGAAGAAACGGGGGAACTTATTACATTTGAAACAGAAACTGAATTTTTTAATCATTTTGGATTAAATTATATTCCTCCAGAAGTTAGAGAAAATACCGGCGAAGTAGAAGCGTTTCAACAAGAGCAAAAACTGATAAAGAATTCAGATATTCGTGGAGATCTTCATATGCACACTACCTGGAGTGATGGTGCTCAGTCTTTAGAAGAAATGGTAAATAAAGTTAGAGAAAAAGGGTATCAATTCATGGGGATTACCGATCACTCTAAGTATTTACGAGTAGCAAACGGATTAGACGAGGATCGCTTGCGAAAACAACGCGAAGAAATCTCACATTTAAATGAAAAATATGATGATTTTCATATTTTTTCAGGTGTTGAAATGGATATTAAACCCGATGGTGAATTAGATTTTTCTGATGATTTTCTACAAGAAATGGATTATGTAATTGCTGCTATTCATTCTAGTTTTAATCAATCTGAAGAGAAGATTATGGAGAGGCTATCAGCAGCTTTAGAAAATCCATTTGTTTCAATAATTGCACATCCAACGGGAAGGTTACTTGGGCGGCGTTCGGGTTATTCTGTCGATATGGATATGCTGATACAAAAAGCGAAAGAAACAAATACTGTATTAGAAATTAATGCAAATCCAAATCGTTTGGATTTATCCCATGAATGGGCGAGAAAGGCTCAAGAAGCAGGTGTATTGTTAGCAATTAATACAGATGCACATAATTATCAGATGTTAGATCATATGAAATATGGTGTAGGGACAGCAAGAAAAGGATGGATAAAGCCATCAACTGTAATAAACAGTTGGACGAAAGAAGAGGTAGAGCGCTACTTTAACCGAGGTAAGTAA
- a CDS encoding CvpA family protein, translating into MLDILLFLLLIFGFLMGLKRGFILQLLHLTGFIVAFVLAVMYYKPLGEQLALFIPYPELSSDSSWANFLQSLPLEGAFYNAIAFALIFIAVRVILQIIASMLDFVASIPIISSINKLLGAVLGFVEIYLLSFILLFILALTPLGGVQEAIQQSSIALFMIEKTPYFSEKIMELWFSIGN; encoded by the coding sequence ATGTTAGATATATTATTATTTTTACTTTTGATTTTCGGTTTTTTAATGGGATTGAAGCGTGGATTTATTCTTCAATTACTCCATTTAACGGGATTTATTGTTGCTTTTGTCTTGGCCGTGATGTATTACAAGCCACTAGGTGAACAATTAGCATTGTTTATCCCATATCCGGAGTTGTCCAGTGATAGTTCATGGGCAAACTTTTTACAGTCATTACCGCTTGAAGGCGCGTTCTATAATGCAATAGCGTTTGCGCTTATTTTTATTGCGGTGCGCGTAATCTTACAAATAATTGCTTCCATGTTAGATTTTGTAGCATCCATACCTATTATTAGTTCAATTAATAAGTTATTAGGTGCAGTATTAGGATTTGTTGAGATCTATTTGCTGTCTTTTATTTTGTTATTTATTTTAGCATTAACTCCACTTGGTGGAGTTCAAGAGGCAATACAACAATCATCGATTGCTTTATTTATGATTGAAAAAACACCATACTTCTCGGAGAAAATAATGGAACTATGGTTTTCAATTGGAAATTAG
- the zapA gene encoding cell division protein ZapA, with translation MSQEDKQRITVEIYNRKYHIVGEESERHMQLVADLVDQKMNEIHEVNKQLDTSSLAVLTAVNTMNDYLKLKEDYATLLGSIKKKED, from the coding sequence ATGAGTCAAGAAGATAAACAACGAATAACAGTTGAAATATATAATCGTAAATACCATATAGTTGGGGAAGAGTCTGAAAGACATATGCAGTTAGTGGCGGATCTTGTCGACCAAAAAATGAATGAGATTCATGAAGTGAATAAACAATTGGATACTTCCAGTCTTGCAGTCTTAACTGCAGTAAACACAATGAATGATTATCTAAAACTAAAAGAAGATTATGCAACGCTTTTAGGATCGATAAAGAAGAAAGAGGATTAA
- the rnhC gene encoding ribonuclease HIII: protein MSQQVIVTTKEQIQKMKKYYLSQLTSTPQGAIFRAKTNNAVITAYQSGKVLFQGSAPESEASKWGNVPLNDKKKHSLEQKHSYSPQAELFTDNHIGSDEAGTGDYFGPITVAALFATKEQQLKLKQIGVRDSKHLNDTKIKQIAKEIAHLQIPYSLLLLPNGKYNKLQAKGWSQGKMKAMLHHHAIDKLLQKIDVRSLKGIVIDQFCQPPVYKKYLQSEKKTLHPNTTFITKAESHSISVAAASILARARFVNAMDELSEEAKMELPKGASAKVDQTAARLIRSKGFEELDKYAKTHFANTQKAQKLL, encoded by the coding sequence ATGAGCCAACAAGTAATTGTAACTACTAAGGAACAAATTCAAAAAATGAAGAAATATTATCTTTCGCAGTTAACATCAACCCCCCAAGGTGCTATTTTTCGTGCAAAAACGAATAACGCAGTAATCACTGCTTATCAATCAGGTAAAGTTCTTTTCCAAGGATCTGCACCGGAATCCGAAGCATCGAAGTGGGGTAACGTTCCTTTAAATGATAAAAAGAAACATTCGTTAGAACAAAAACACTCATATTCTCCACAAGCGGAATTATTTACTGACAATCATATCGGCTCTGATGAAGCGGGTACAGGTGATTACTTTGGGCCCATTACAGTAGCAGCATTATTTGCAACAAAAGAGCAACAATTAAAGCTAAAACAAATAGGTGTACGTGATTCAAAGCATTTAAACGATACAAAAATTAAACAAATTGCTAAGGAGATTGCTCATTTACAAATTCCCTATTCTCTCCTTTTGCTCCCGAATGGAAAATATAATAAATTACAGGCAAAAGGTTGGTCCCAAGGAAAAATGAAAGCAATGCTGCATCATCATGCTATTGATAAATTATTGCAAAAAATCGATGTCAGATCCTTAAAAGGTATTGTGATCGATCAATTTTGCCAACCTCCTGTTTACAAAAAATATTTACAATCAGAGAAAAAAACGCTCCATCCGAACACGACTTTTATTACGAAAGCAGAAAGTCATTCTATTAGTGTGGCAGCTGCTTCCATATTGGCTAGAGCAAGATTTGTAAATGCAATGGATGAACTATCTGAAGAAGCAAAAATGGAACTACCTAAAGGAGCTTCCGCAAAGGTTGATCAAACGGCAGCCAGACTTATTCGTTCTAAAGGTTTCGAAGAACTTGATAAATATGCGAAAACGCATTTTGCTAATACGCAGAAGGCACAAAAATTACTGTAA
- a CDS encoding uracil-DNA glycosylase, whose product MENPLYNDWSLLLEDEFKKDYYLRLRSFLKKEYTEEKIHPAMEDIFNALHFTPFHKVKVVILGQDPYHGPDQAHGLSFSVQPGITIPPSLKNIFKELTHEFGMSMPTHGHLTHWAKQGVLLLNNVLTVREGKAHSHRGQGWEVFTDKVIQTLNQKDHPVVFLLWGGAAQKKGELIDTNKHIILKAPHPSPLSAYRGFFESNHFSKANQILHKNNVEEIDWTLPESPSQG is encoded by the coding sequence ATGGAAAACCCTTTATATAATGATTGGTCCCTTTTATTAGAGGATGAGTTCAAAAAAGACTACTACCTAAGATTAAGAAGTTTCTTAAAAAAAGAATATACAGAAGAGAAGATCCATCCCGCTATGGAAGATATTTTTAATGCACTTCATTTTACTCCATTTCATAAAGTCAAAGTAGTCATATTGGGGCAAGATCCCTATCACGGTCCGGACCAAGCACATGGATTAAGCTTTTCTGTACAACCTGGGATAACCATACCTCCATCTTTAAAAAATATTTTTAAAGAATTAACCCATGAATTTGGTATGAGTATGCCTACCCATGGTCATCTTACACATTGGGCTAAACAAGGTGTATTATTATTAAACAATGTATTAACAGTGCGTGAAGGGAAAGCTCATTCTCATCGTGGTCAGGGTTGGGAAGTGTTCACAGATAAAGTTATTCAAACACTCAATCAAAAAGATCATCCGGTTGTATTTTTACTCTGGGGTGGTGCGGCTCAAAAGAAAGGGGAGCTAATCGACACAAACAAACACATTATCTTAAAAGCTCCTCACCCAAGTCCGTTGTCGGCTTATCGTGGATTTTTTGAATCAAATCATTTTTCCAAAGCGAATCAAATTTTACATAAGAATAATGTAGAAGAAATTGATTGGACTCTTCCTGAATCCCCATCCCAAGGATAA